The genomic stretch CAAACCAACATTTCTACAAACCAACACAACCTTGATGCTAGTTCTACAAACCAACACCAAGTGGTGCGCCAATGCTACAAACTAACACCAAGGTGGTGCTGATTTCTATAAATCAGTACCACTTTGGTGCTAATTTCTACAAATCACCACCAAATGGTGGACTAAGACTACAAATCAGTACCAAGATGGTGCTAATTTCTACAAATCAACACCAAGGTGATGATGATTGCTACAAACTAGCACCACCTTAATGTTGGTTTGTAGAAACAAGCACTAAGTGATGCACCAAGGTTACAAACCAGAATTGGTATTAGTTTGTAAAAATTAACACCAATGTGGTACTGATTTGTAGAAATCAACACAATTAAGGTGGTATTCATTTGTAAAAAATAACACTAAGTGGTGCACCAAGGCTACAAACCAACACCACTTAGCCTTGATGCTAGTTTGTAGAAATCAACATCACTATAAACTAGCACTAAGGCTAAGTGGTGCTGGTTTGTAGCCTTGGTGTTGGTTTCAACAAACTAGCACCAAGACTAAGTGGTGATGGCTTGTAGTCTTGGTACTGATTTGTAGAAATCAAGACCGCCACCTTATTGCTAATTTCTACAAACCAATACCAAGGTGTTGTTGGTTTGTAAAAAGTAATACCACGGTTAAGTGGTGTTGGTTTGTAGAAATCAACACTACCTTAGTACTGATTTCTATAAATCAACACTATCTTTATTGGTAACCTAGTACCAAGACTAGTACCAAGATGATGCTGGTTTTTTAAAGAACAACATCACAGCGGTGGTTGTGCATGTTGAATGTAATTAAAGGAGAAAAAAtttgttgcatgcagatgagacttgagagagattaaaaaaattcgaTCAAAGTCGTATCAGATGATCACATTGGATGCGGCCCACCGCCACTTGCAAAAAGATGAACaggatatcaaaattatttaggTGCATTCTATGCGAGAAACCCCACGGTGGTTGGCGCAcgggctctctctctctctctctctctctctctctctctctctatatatatatatatatatatatatatatatatatatatatatatatatatataatcttcctAACTCATTAatacaatttataattttatatgcCTTGCTTAGCCTCCTAGcaaattttcctaaataaatcTATATAACCATATAATTTCAGTGTATTAATTGTGTCAGTAATTGGTTCTcagaaaaataattatatatttattaaaatctcataaatATAAGATTAACTAAATGTTTTAAAGAATTAATTTTAtgatataaaaattaatatatattttttaaaaaatatcttttaacTAGTCTTGACTTATTTATAAACTCGGGCGGCATCTagttaacttttaattttatctttaccaACCACTACTAGCTATGTTTCACGGGTTAAGTTGAGTCAACCACTCCAATTCACATGACGACACATCTGGTCCCACCCAAATCTATCAATTTATTTGAGCTCAATCAACATGATCTAGGCTGAACGATCCAACAACCGTAAATCGGTCCAACAAACTCGGAGAGTATACCAGACAAAGAAACAGTTAGTAAATCCTGTCGGTCCAAAATCTAATAATTTAATACTATTTTTAGATATCAAGACGCGCCTGATTAGTGCTGGCAAACACGTGCTGGAAAGTACAGCGACCCCGGTTAGTGGGAGTCTAAATCAGTATTAATTAGACCTCGTTAAGTATTAATGAATTAatcaatttattaaataaaataaaaaaaacagagGAATGCGGTGTCGATTGGCGAAGGAAATCCAAATTAAAAGCCGTCAAATCCAAAAATATTATGGCAGCACCCGTACAAATATGTCTGTGCAGGCAGTGGGGCCAGAGGCCCATCGTCATCGCCACAGGGAATCATGCACCACAAACAGGGGACACCGTTGAGCGCGAGCGTATGGGGCAGAGGCCTCAGCCAGCAGAAGAGATAAAATTTCGCTTTCATGGACCGAAGCTCAAGGCCAAACCGAGATCAAGACACTTGTACGGTtcagattatttttatttttctttcatttttatttttaattttgttttaggtTTATTTATATAACTAAGTAAAGGCGAGGTAGCTTAGTTGAAGCTTGCGTTTACCTTCTACTTTGTTGAATGCCCTATAAAATAGATTATAGGTAAAGAATTTCTTGTCTGTACAAAAGAATTTTTCTTATTTACTTATGAATATATTCCTTTAAAATAGTTTCATTAATGTATTACTAAATCATGTCCTAACTCTCGTGATAATCAAACAATGGTGagttattaaattatatttttaaggaGAAAATTGGATATTAAAATTAAAGTATAATTAGCTGAAATAAATAGTATTAGATGATTTGAGGCccaataagaagaagcccaattAAACCCAATCCCAACTAACGCATCTCGACCCATTTTTTTCCACCGCTTTTCCGTGTCGCGTCGCCCTCTCATCACGTGCGGCGCATGTGATAGGTCCAATTCTCCCCGATCGCGAAAATTGTTGATTAATAATAATTACCGCACCAATCAGGCATTTAATCGTCGGCTGGACCACCTAATCAGGCCGGGTTTTTTTTTCTGAGCCTTCTTGGTTCTATCCTCTACGGACCGGCCGTCCGGTCTGCCCTCCCAAATAATTGCCATGGTCATTCTGATTTTCATTAATTGgatcagatatctgaatatttgGCTCGACTAATCCAGAAGGTTTGGTCATACAAATTTTATATCGACCATCTAAATAACTCATTCATTCCCTATCGAGAGCTAAGGCAGCAGGCACATTGCTTAGAGCATCCGCCTTCATTAAATTCTGCTCTCCTTGTGAACAGCTTTGGACTTTCTTTTCTTTACATCTTTCTTTGGAATTGTTCCTCTTTCCTTCTCCTTCCACACAACATTTGGATAGATAGATACGCACTCAATACGCGAGTTGAACACGGAAAGCGGTTTCTGGTTTTAGCTGACGGCTACTTTGGTTGCTCTTGTTTCTGTTTGCTTGAGGTCGGACGGCTGCTACGAAACCctcgagggagggagggagggcgAGGCGAGGCGTCGGCATGGCCGGCCTGGATCCGATCAAGTACGCGCACAGCCCAACGCACAAGGCCGTGCTCGCGCGCGATTACTCCGGACTCAAGCGCGTGATCTCCGCGCTGCCGCGCGTGGCGGACGCTGCTTCCGTACGCACCGAGGCGGCGTCGTTCGCGGAGGAGGAGAAAGCGGAGGCCGTCTCCGCCGTGATCGACCGCCGCGATGTTCCTGGTAGGGAGACGCCGCTGCACCTCGCGGTCCGCCTCGGCGACGCCGCTGCGGTCGAGATGCTCATGGCCGCCGGCGCTGACTGGAGCCTCCAGAACGAGCAGGGTTGGAGCGCGCTGCAGGAGGCCATATGCGCTCGGGAGGAGAGCCTCGCCCGCATCATCGTCCGCCACTACCAGCCTCTCGCCTGGGCCAAGTGGTGCCGCCGCCTGCCGCGGGTTGTCGCCACCATGCATCGGATGCGGGACTTTTACATGGAGATCACCTTCCACTTCGAGAGCTCTGTCATCCCTTTCATCTCTCGAATCGCCCCTTCCGACACCTACAAGATCTGGAAGCGGGGGTCCAATCTCCGGGCCGATATGACTCTCGCCGGATTCGATGGCTTCAGGATTCAACGATCTGATCAAAGCGTTCTTTTCCTCGGCGATGGATCTGAGGACGGGAAGGTTCCGCCTGGGTCCTTGTGCATGATTTCCCACAAGGACAAGGAGGTAATGAATGCTTTGGATGGGGCTGGCGCGCCAGCCACAGAGGCAGAGGTCCAGCAAGAAGTCACTGCGATGTCTCAGACAAACATATTCCGGCCAGGACTTGACGTCACCCAGGCAGTCCTTCTTCCGCAGTTGACATGGAGGCGGCAGGAGAGGTCAGAAATGGTTGGACCTTGGAAGGCTAAGGTGTATGACATGCATAATGTTATGGTGAGTGTGAAGTCCCGCCGGGTGCCAGGGGCAATGAGTGATGAAGAATTCCTCTCTACCTGTAATGATAATGATACAGAAATTGAAGAGTTTGATGATATTTTGACAGAAGAGGAGCGGAATCAATTAGAGCATGCTCTCAAAATGGAATCACCTGACATAATTGATGAATACCAATCAGATGGGCATGTTGCTCATCGTCATAGTTGCTATGAGGCCAGGGAGATTGAAATCCAAGATGtagatagtagtagtagtagtagtatttGTGAGAGTAGGCAGGATAGGAAAAGTTGGTTTAGTAGTTGGGGAAGGAGGGGAAACAATCAAAAACAAGAGGGGCAGAAGAAAGATATTCCTCCAAGAAGCTCACTTTGTGTGGAGGAGAAAGTTAGTGATCTCCTTGGTGATTCTCCGTCTCATTACCAGAGTAGACCAGGAAAGCACTCAGTAGAGGTTATTAACAAGGGGGAGGATGTTAAGAGGGGAAAGGACAGGGATTCAAAAAAGTCAGGAATGAGTTCTGAAAATGGATATCGCCGCAAAGAGAGTAGCAAAGAGAGTGAGTATAAGAAAGGTCTAAGGCCTGTTTTATGGCTCTCTCCTGATTTTCCACTCCGGACTGAAGAGCTATTGCCATTGCTTGATATTATGGCAAACAAAGTCAAGGCAATTCGTCGTCTAAGGGATCTTCTCACTACAAAGCTCCCTCCTGGAACATTCCCAGTCAAGGTATGAGATAAAAATAAATCAGCGTAAATTTACATATTTTTTTAACCTCTTTTGGCATTTACCAAATTGTGCCATTCAAGCTTTTCCATGATTGTTCATAGCATTCTTGCACTTGACTGACCACCATTATTTTTTGTGTTTAGTGTTAGAAAGTGTTCCTTTAAAAATCGTGAAATCTGTTCTTAGATATGAATTGGTTATCGAGTGAAGATCCACCATGTAGACTGCTATCTAATTCTTTGTTAGTCTATTTGTACACTGCTACTCTCACAAAATTTCATGCTTCTATGATGCAGCTGCCCTGTTATCAAACTATTACCTTTTTATGCTTTGCTTTTTTCCTTTGACTGTGAAGttttaacttagtttggtttaaaaTTTGTCTTTTAACTTACAAGGAGATGCTTAGTGTATTGGCTTTGTTGATGGAAAATTCAGTGTTGATGATGCACGCCCTTGGAATGGTTATTGATCCTATTCGAGAGCTAGAGATGGCGCGCTAGGTAGGTGGGAGTATTTTAGTGTACGTTGCCATCGAagaggaccccccccccccccctttttatatATTACCTCTATATCCTCCGCGGTCATGAGATGACAGAGAATATCAGGTATTAGAAGTTGTCAAGTAAGGGAATATGTATAGCTTGGGAGGCGTGTAATTATCATTTGAGGAATCTTCCGTTACTCGTGTGCACGCTTTTTGTAATTGACGTCATTAATGAGACAGTTGAAGGAATATGCTATCATAATGGGTTGGATAATGAAAAGTGTGGAGTAACCTTTGAGGAAGGTTTTATTGAATGCTCATGTTATTATAaaggaatattctctgacaaacggttattgtgattctctgacaatgttgtAATATATCTCGACCGGATATTTAGCTCGACCGGTCATATATTAGCAGAGGGTGATAAATGGAACCCTGAGTTGAGTTCTGTAAGGCTAGACGGCCTTGGAGACTGCCCTAATATGTATATTGTATGATGCTGGAGATCTGATGATATAGTAAGGGAGAACCAAGTATCCCAAGTCCGAGCGGTTCCATAACCGACCAACCATTTGTAGAGATACTCGTTCCTGAAGAGCAGGATATTGACCCTGAAAGGCCCGATCAGAACTATCAGTCGATCATCCTTGTACTTGGGGACTTATCCCCGTGGTGATAGCTTGAACTCCGAAAATCCGACCACATATCTTCTGAGATTTGCCCTACATGCTTTGCGGATGCCAAAATATGGAGCATAACCTTAGTCGATTTTATGCCCGATCGCCCATATGTAGGAGGACGGGAGAACGAATAGTAAAAGCCCATATACTTGTcctgtcatatattgtttgtctgGAGGTGCGTTAAGTTGTATTCTAAGTGGAAAGTTGGAATTTTGAAACTTGGACGAATATATGCTCGGACGGTCTTGTGGCAGACCAATATATTACCGGACGGACTTACTAAACTCGGGCGTCCCAAGGGCAACCATCTATATGCGGAGTGTCTTGTTACCATCACGACGCATCAGGCTCCTTAGGCTCGGCTGATCTTAAAGACCGGTCGACCTTGTCTTAGAGATCTCTGCGATGGGCGAGGAGTCAATCCCCTTGAAAGGGGAACCATTTGACTACCACCTCCCCTGGATTTTGACTGCCACCTTTCCTTGACTTGGACCACCACCTCCCCTTGACTCTATCTTCCACGTCAACCCGGGGACTGCATTTAACACCCCATATCAGTTATCATTAGAGATAGTATATAAGGTGATAGGGAGCTTATCTTCAGGTTATTCTTGCAGTTGTATAATAGCTTTTGTAGAAGAAAGATATAGGCTGTTGATTA from Zingiber officinale cultivar Zhangliang chromosome 5B, Zo_v1.1, whole genome shotgun sequence encodes the following:
- the LOC121985161 gene encoding ankyrin repeat domain-containing protein 13C-B-like isoform X2, which codes for MAGLDPIKYAHSPTHKAVLARDYSGLKRVISALPRVADAASVRTEAASFAEEEKAEAVSAVIDRRDVPGRETPLHLAVRLGDAAAVEMLMAAGADWSLQNEQGWSALQEAICAREESLARIIVRHYQPLAWAKWCRRLPRVVATMHRMRDFYMEITFHFESSVIPFISRIAPSDTYKIWKRGSNLRADMTLAGFDGFRIQRSDQSVLFLGDGSEDGKVPPGSLCMISHKDKEVMNALDGAGAPATEAEVQQEVTAMSQTNIFRPGLDVTQAVLLPQLTWRRQERSEMVGPWKAKVYDMHNVMVSVKSRRVPGAMSDEEFLSTCNDNDTEIEEFDDILTEEERNQLEHALKMESPDIIDEYQSDGHVAHRHSCYEAREIEIQDVDSSSSSSICESRQDRKSWFSSWGRRGNNQKQEGQKKDIPPRSSLCVEEKVSDLLGDSPSHYQSRPGKHSVEVINKGEDVKRGKDRDSKKSGMSSENGYRRKESSKESEYKKGLRPVLWLSPDFPLRTEELLPLLDIMANKVKAIRRLRDLLTTKLPPGTFPVKIFADCHSSCSYYPRPGYFH
- the LOC121985161 gene encoding ankyrin repeat domain-containing protein 13C-B-like isoform X1 encodes the protein MAGLDPIKYAHSPTHKAVLARDYSGLKRVISALPRVADAASVRTEAASFAEEEKAEAVSAVIDRRDVPGRETPLHLAVRLGDAAAVEMLMAAGADWSLQNEQGWSALQEAICAREESLARIIVRHYQPLAWAKWCRRLPRVVATMHRMRDFYMEITFHFESSVIPFISRIAPSDTYKIWKRGSNLRADMTLAGFDGFRIQRSDQSVLFLGDGSEDGKVPPGSLCMISHKDKEVMNALDGAGAPATEAEVQQEVTAMSQTNIFRPGLDVTQAVLLPQLTWRRQERSEMVGPWKAKVYDMHNVMVSVKSRRVPGAMSDEEFLSTCNDNDTEIEEFDDILTEEERNQLEHALKMESPDIIDEYQSDGHVAHRHSCYEAREIEIQDVDSSSSSSICESRQDRKSWFSSWGRRGNNQKQEGQKKDIPPRSSLCVEEKVSDLLGDSPSHYQSRPGKHSVEVINKGEDVKRGKDRDSKKSGMSSENGYRRKESSKESEYKKGLRPVLWLSPDFPLRTEELLPLLDIMANKVKAIRRLRDLLTTKLPPGTFPVKIAIPVVPTIRVLVTFTKFEELQPLEEFSTPPSSPGSQSPETQTSSSWIRWIKVPYHQSNSISLGPSSRVEDIQDPFVIPLDYVWITPEAKKKKIQEKKSKSKKGKSQT
- the LOC121985161 gene encoding ankyrin repeat domain-containing protein 13C-B-like isoform X3 — translated: MAGLDPIKYAHSPTHKAVLARDYSGLKRVISALPRVADAASVRTEAASFAEEEKAEAVSAVIDRRDVPGRETPLHLAVRLGDAAAVEMLMAAGADWSLQNEQGWSALQEAICAREESLARIIVRHYQPLAWAKWCRRLPRVVATMHRMRDFYMEITFHFESSVIPFISRIAPSDTYKIWKRGSNLRADMTLAGFDGFRIQRSDQSVLFLGDGSEDGKVPPGSLCMISHKDKEVMNALDGAGAPATEAEVQQEVTAMSQTNIFRPGLDVTQAVLLPQLTWRRQERSEMVGPWKAKVYDMHNVMVSVKSRRVPGAMSDEEFLSTCNDNDTEIEEFDDILTEEERNQLEHALKMESPDIIDEYQSDGHVAHRHSCYEAREIEIQDVDSSSSSSICESRQDRKSWFSSWGRRGNNQKQEGQKKDIPPRSSLCVEEKVSDLLGDSPSHYQSRPGKHSVEVINKGEDVKRGKDRDSKKSGMSSENGYRRKESSKESEYKKGLRPVLWLSPDFPLRTEELLPLLDIMANKVKAIRRLRDLLTTKLPPGTFPVKHVNPTQCLRAK